A region of the Arachis hypogaea cultivar Tifrunner chromosome 15, arahy.Tifrunner.gnm2.J5K5, whole genome shotgun sequence genome:
tattctcttctttttatcctatttgattttcaattgcttggggacaagcaacaatttaagtttggtgttgtgatgagcggataatttatacgctttttggcattgtttttagtatatttttagtaggatctagttacttttagggatgtttttattagtttttatgttaaattcacatttctggactttactatgtgtttgtgtgtttttttgtgatttcaggtattttctggctgaaattgagggacttgagtaaaaatcagatttagaggtagaagaaggactgctgatgctgttggattctgacctccctgcactcaaagtagattttctggagctacaaaactcaaaatggtgcgcttccaattgctttggaaattagacatccagggctttccagcaatatataatagtccatactttggccgagtttagacgacgcaaaatggcgttgaacgccagttctacgctgcagtctggagttaaacgccagaaacacatcacgaaccagagttgaacgctaaaaacacgttacaacttggcgttcaacttcagaagaagcctctgcatgtgtaaacttcaagctcagccctagcacacaccaagtggacctcagaagtggatttatgcatcaattacttacttctgtaaatcctagtaactagtttagtataaataggactttttactattgtattttcatcttttgatcatttttagatctctagacctccatgggaggctggccactcggccatgcttaccctatattcacttatgtatttttcaacggtagagtttctacactccatagattaaggtgtggagctctgctgttcctcatgatttaatgcaaagtactactgttttctattcaattcaacttattccgcttctaagatatccattcgcacccaagaacatgatgaatgtgatgattatgtgatgctcatcatcattctcacttatgaacgcgtgcctgacaaacacttccgttctacatgcaaacaagctagaatgaatatctcttggatatctaatacaggggaccgagtctgagttattagaatcctcgtggtataagttagaacccatggatggccattcctgagatccggaaagtctaaaccttgtctgtggtattccgagtaggatttgggaagggatgactgtgacgaacttcaaactcgcgagtgctgggcgtagtgacagatgcaaaaggatagtaaatcctattccagtatgatcgagaacctccagatgattagccatgccgtgacagatcatttggaccattttcacagagaggatgggatgtagccattgacaacggtgatgcccttacataaagcttgccatggaaaggagtaggaaggattggatgaagacagcaggaaagcagaggatcagaggaacgaaagcatctctatacacttatctgaaattctcaccaatgatttacataagtatttctatctttattttatgtttatttattattattattcgaaaactccatagccatttgatatccgcctgagtgagatttacaaggtaaccatagcttgcttcaagccgacaatctccgtgggatcgacccttactcatgtaaggttttattacttggacgacccagtgcacttgctggttagttgtgcgaagttgtgaagttatgtttggaccatggtatggtgcaccagttattggcgccattgccagggagagaatgaacaacaaattttacaatctcagagtaacaatttcgcataccacctgcctgtgcatacgcacaggtctgtgcgtgccCACAGGTTTAAAATTTTGCAgggttgtgcatgcgcacaaggctatgcgtgcgcacataccagaaatcacaaaattctacaactttgtagaatttcagattttgataccaatctttgaatgaccataacttcctctacaaaaattcaaattttacaaactttatatcgatttgaagagttttcaataagctttaatttcaaacaaatttcaaccaattttgaaaactgataCATAAGTTATGATCAgataaagttcaccaaaaaccaacttttaccaaAAGTTTACAATTTACCAATTTCCTCATTTTCACAActcaaaccaaccaaaaccaaataaaACCTTTCCAAACTCCATTTTCCATCAAAATCTACCCTTTATAACATATTACACCATTCTCAACCATCAAACCTCAAATATATAATACCAAAGTCAATCCTCCACCActatcaattctcatcatcaaccTCATTCATGCTTTATATCAATATCCAATAATATACAATCATTCAAAGTCATCAAGCATCATACCTCAACATCATTATTTTCTCAACATAACAATATCAATTTAACATGCATTACCAATCAACCATCATCAACAACCACATaaatccaatcctatcctatgggttaCTAGCCTAAGTAtctatgaatattatatactacatagagaaaaccgaaaccataccttggccgattccctatatgaaccaaaactcaaaatttaGCACAATCTATACTTTCAACCACAAGCAAGCCTCCAATTCCACTTCAACAAGCACTAACAAGTTCCAATAgcttccaaactcacaataatcaagctatattaTCACAAATCATCactaatcaacctagggctcatcatAAATAAAATTTCACAAGAGTTCAATACCTCTTACCTTGTTCAACAGTCTTGGTAGCCAAAATCCAAAGCTAATCATGagttagagtgaacctaaacacccaaaatcacaaaattctcaCTTAACAAAAAAACCTAGGattcgaaattttggagagaagaactAAAAGAATTTCGTGGTTACCTTACTAGTTTCttgggtgggttttgtagagctttttgcaaggaacgcgtagccgtaaacggtgcggcgatcggagctctatagctcaagatatgagcttgtgaAGATGGGGATGAATagtgttttcttcttcctcttctcccctttctcttTCAGCTGGTGGTGTTGTGTTTTGAGTGTCGCTGCTGAAATGGGTTAATTaaatgaacccttatatatgttgggcttgggcccaacttcgTTCCGgttcaacccgttagcgtttttagcccgtttggcccaactttgggcaaaatctttaaaattaacgcccggtttttgacttataatatttttctaaggtttttgactgttttaaCCTTTTCTCATGCAGCatcgggcagacttgaaccggttctgCTGTCGGTTCATGGTTGTTTACGGTTTtcacagaaaacacattttctaactcagaaaaacctactgagtccaaaaatcatatttacatcctcaaattctcactctaatttTTCGTATTCTATTTTGGGCCATATAATTATCTAATTAGGTGGTTAATTAAGCTTGGTTCTTaaattctccccaccaaataagaaattttgccctcaaaatttaatGATTACCTGATAATAGCTCGGGATAATCTTTTCGCATCTCAGACTCCAATTTCCAAGTTTGCTCTTCAACTCCTGTTCGCTCCCAAGCTACTTTAACTAATGAAACTTCCTTTCCTCACAGCTTCTTCACACTAGTGTCGTCGATACGCACCGGTGTTACTTGAAATGTCAAGTTCTCCCTCAACTCGACCGACTCAGGCTCTAACACATGGGCCGCATCCGACGTGTACTTACGgagttgtgacacgtggaatacgtcatgcaagttagacagatgaggtggcaaagctacttgatacgccaccggcccgaaTTGCCTCAGAATCTCAAATGGTCCTATATACCTCGGATTCAACTTCTTGGTTTTGATTGCCCTTCCAATCCCAGTCGTCGGTGTAACCCTAAGAAATACGTGTTCTCCCACTTCAAACTCTAATGGTTTCCTTCTCTGATCCGCGTAACTTTTCTGTCGACTCTGGGCAGTTAGAATTCTCTCTCGAATattcttaatcttctcagtaGTCTCAGCTACTAAATCAAGACCCAAAACACTTGCTTCAACCGACTCATACAAACAACGTGGAGATTGGCACTTTCGTCCATataaggcctcatacggagccatccctATACTTGCATGAAAGCTgttgttgtacgcaaactccaccaatggcatgtaacggTCCCAACTTCCACGTTGATCTAATACACACGCCTTTAACATACCTTCTAATGTCTGAATAGTCCTTTCTGACTGTCCATCTGTTTATGGATGATTTGCGGTACTGAGACATAGTTTCGTACCGAAAGACCTTTGGAAAGCTAcccaaaaccttgatgtgaatcggggatcacggtcCGACACTATGCTCGATGGTACACCATGCAACCTTACGATCTCCTTGATGTATAGTTTcgccaactcctccatagaacagtttactcgaataggcagaaaatgagcggatttggttaagcgatccacgatcacccaaaccgcatcaaatcccgacctagtcctcggtaaaccggtcacaaagtccatcgcaattccttcccacttccattgaGGAAACTCAAGTGGCTGTAGCATTCCCGATGGtttctgatgctctatcttcacttTCTGACACGTCAGGCACTTGGATACCACTGTTGCTACATCACCTTTCATCgtaggccaccagaacatcttctttaagttGTAGTACATCTTCGTACTTCTGGGATGAATAGAAAACCCACTGTTGTGAGCTTCTGATAACAAATCTTGCCTCAAACTCCTGACATCCGGTATACAAATTCTCCCCTTATATCTCCACAATCCTTCATCATCCTTGGTGAATTTTCCACGCCTCTGATCACCAACTGGTTGAAAGAATTGCTGAAGCTTttgctcatcttgctgagcctTCTAAATCTTTGTCTTAAACGTACCCGAAATCTGCAACTGATTCAAACAAGCTCTTTTGGCAACTTCactaatgtccaacttaaggtcCACAAACTTATCCACTAACTCTTCCTCTTTAATTCTCATCCAAGCTATTGTTAAATATTTCTGACTCAACGCGTCTGCTACcacattcgcctttccaggatgataactcagttcaaaatcataatccttaagcaactccatccacctttTTTGACGCATATTAagttctttctgatcaaagatgtacttgagacttTTATGATCAGAAAAGATGCTAAACCTCACTCCATACAAGTGGTGTCTCCAAATGTTTAATGCAAACACAATCGCCACTAATTCCAAGTCATTAGTTAGGTAATTCACCTCATGCGGTCTTAGCTGTCAcgatgcgtaagccaccacattccggtgttgcatcaacacgcaacccaaacccttcaGTGACGCATCACAATACACTTTAAACGGTTCATGTGGTTTTGGTAAAATCAAAACAGGTGCTGAAGTTAACTTTTACTTCAAGGTCTGAAAACTCTCTTCACACTCTGACGTCTACACAAATGGCACCTCCTTCCTTGTCAACTTAGTCATCGGTAGTGCAATCCGGGAAAATCCTTCAATAAATCTCTGGTAATATTCGACTAAGCCTAAGGAACTTCTGACTTCCGTCACCGTTGTCGGTCTCtcccattccatcaccgcttCCACTTTTAAAGGATCCACGGCTATTCTTCCCTTGCTCACCACGTGACCTAAGAACGTTACTTCTTctttccagaactcacactttgACAACTTAGCATACAATTTCCGCTCCTTTAAGATTTGCAACACAATTCTCAAGTGTTCCTCATGCTCCTTCATCGTCTTGGAATAAACTAAGATGTCgtctatgaaaaccaccacgaatttgtccaaaaagggatgaaagactctgttcatgtaatccatgaaaacagcaggtgcgttcgttaacccaaaggacatcaccACAAATTCGTAGTGTCTATAGCGCATTCTAAATGCAGTTTTAGGGATATCATCCTccttcacccttatctgatggtaaccggatctcaaatcgatcttggaaaatactccagctccttgtaGTTGATCCATCAAGCCATCTATCCTTGGCAGCGGGTACTTATTCTTCACAGTTACTTTGTTCAATTAGCGGTAATCCACACACAGTCGCATTcctcttgttcagaagctcttTCAACTGAGTCTTTAGTTCAGCCAGCTCTATCGGAGCCATTCTATACGGCGTAATCGACATTGGTCTAGCTCCTAGCACCAATTCAATTACAAATTCAATTTCCATCTGCGGTGGAAATTCAGAAATATCTTCCGGGAACACCTCCGGAAAGTCTCTAACTACCGAAATTTGATCCAAGTTCTAGGCATCACCAAAGGCATTAACAGTTAACAAAatataaccctgacactcttTCCCACTACAGTGCACCATTACATAGTTCAGGTAGTAGCCCTTAGCTATCACTGCTCCATTTTCTCCTTCCGATATAAACTGAATTAACCGCTCAAAGCAATTCAACAAAACTCAATTCTTCGACAACCAACCAAATcccaaaatcatctccaacccaaccaatggtaaacagatcaaatcatgcacaaagtATCTACCTTTaagcttgaaacctacttgcCTACACCCTGACCTAGTCATAACCGTCTGATGCGGAGTATGTATATGCAGATCAAATGCTAACTCTGACACTTTCAAGTCTAGTTCCTCAACTTTAGCAAATGAAATAAACGAATGCGAAGCTCCAGTATCATACAGTGCAATCAAAACTTTATCACCAATTAAACAGTTACCTCTCATCAACGGATCCGCCTTAGAAGCATCATTGGCATTCACAGCAAACACTCGCCCCTGGTGCTGACTCTGACTCGTATTCGGGTTCCTTCCACGAGTGCAATCCCTCGTAATGTGGCCAGGTAACCCACAGTTGAAGCATCCACCTAAACCAATCTTGCAAGATTCATATGGATGATAACGTCCACAACGCACACAAGTTAAATTTGGAGAATTCTTACTCTGATTTTCTCTTCCTTTAGCATACTGAAACTGAATCTGAGTGTTCTTTCTGAAGCCTCCTTGCCCTTGAAGCGGATATCCTCCTCTCTTGAAACTCTGACCTCTCGGATGAAAATACTTGCACGCCCCTTACTAGTGTTCCCTCCATGAGTGTCCTTGGATGCGGCTACTGTCTTGGCATACTCCTCAACCACCCTCGCCTGGTTCACCAAATCATAAAAAGTACAAATCTCCATTGGAGCCACAGCAGTCATAATGTTGTCCTTCAACCTCCTCTGATACTTGATATATTTCCAGCTTTCATAGGTCTCCGGGGCACCCTGACACACCCTGGAAAATGTACAAAGCTCCTCAAACTTGCTTGTGTAGTCTGCCACAGACaaagaaccttgcttcagctgcataagttccatctccttcGATTCTCTTGTAGACTccggaaagtacttcttgtagaaggccGTCTGGAATATGTCCCAAGGAACATCGGCATTCTGAAGCTGTAGCAAGCAGCACTCGGCTTGCCACCAGTGCTGGACCTCTCCTGCAAGCTGATAAGCAGCAAATTCTACATACTGATTATTGAGAACGTGCTGAGCTTGTAATgcacgctccatggcctgaaaccagttGTCCGCTTCTGTGAGGTTAGTTGATCCTCGAAAAATTGGCAGATGAACCTTGAGAAAAGTCTCCAAGGTCATCGGAGCACCTCCCAAGTTATCGTCATTTTCTTTCGCATTGTCATTCGCATTTCCTTCACCGTTTTCGTTGCCATTCCCAGCcggttggcctaacctctgcacagcttgcagagttGTAGCAGCATTAGCTTCTATGGTGTTTGCTAAGTTCGCCATTGCTACCATGAATTCGACATGATTATCGGCCGGCTGCTCATTCCTACTCTCTGGTGAATGTGCTCGACCTCGTCCGCGAGTGGCCATTAAGGtttctgtctacaccaaacaatcgatatagaggtaatcagtctcaatatcaaaagcctagtgcttcaattatcccaatcactcactcacaaacaagcatgctatgcaatatcaaacagataacctaatagcatcaaagaaaagacatACAAagcatgcaatgaagcacaatcagtccatccctcaggctcacgaagacgaaccgctctgataccactaaatgtaatacCCTAATTAGCCAAAGCTTTACCTCAcgtcataaagcaaaggttaatcaacaGTTACGAtaattctaagctcatacatataatatatagaataaaataatataatctaaatgcccgatgaaggatatagctcaaaaacaggatttgaaaagcgcaaaacataCTAACGATGCTTCTAACGTAAAGCAAAAGGTTAGATATAATATGAcaaaagataatagtataatatcataagaatctagccacggctcgcgaaGTTTAAGCTGGCTAGACATATATACAGACAAACAGAATCTGAAGTTTAAAatggcttatacaagtttttctctctcaatacaagcctctaggcaaaagcaaaatacaaaagtgagagatatatataaacaaaacaaataaagaagACTCCAAGAGTAACAAAATCTTCTGCTTCTGTCACCATCTAAACATCTCACCAAGGTGGgtttcgacctgcatctgaaaaacaacaacagaaatatggtatgagaaccggaggttctcaatatggtaacagtgcccagtgatgtaggatataagaccccataacgccaaaggcaatcctagacttcatatccatcacaagatttcagtcttaaggcatactaaaacagtaaagcataattatataaatcttaacataaataaatatggTGCTCTATCTTAGgagatttctattctaaccaacaccgttatcccacagccttcaccaacctatcctccatgcgatcccatcgccaccgccttctgaacctcctcaatcccagtaaaaatcacaattaattacaatgcaagtaaaacacaagtagaagcatataaggcaagtaattcaagtaagcaaataggcatgttattcaattaggcatacaattacaagtcggcaaagcaacaaacatatagaatatgcacatgatgaatgcctgtcctgttggctgtgatatcacattgtcagttcaactgccaacccgacacatctccatggagacgtcgcccttcggaatcatcattgGGAATGATGAGGGGCAGAAGTTAGACCAGtcaagagattataatataatagaatagcgttgtgagtatagctcttaaccagcaaaaatctgcctcattaatttagaaaggttgtcacaaaaagtttagaataaaaatactgggagtatgagtcacaggtcgtctcccaacgagttgctagaaagggtgctaagttattaatcaggagttttccgagaattttgagagttgaataacagaaaataaacaattgtaatttagtgcaatgaaaattaaaagagatttataatattctaaataaaaagccttgactgaggGAATGATTaatcagaagttctatccttgttgggatctcttaagtgtagtattaaaaaggttgttattttcacttagttaacccttactaaataaaggaaagtcaagtgattgagctaactcttattcacaaatcctagtcctctcccttggaaaggtctagcgttagtaaatacagaactagccaacaacttccaatttaaccatcacttaagccttctagctcaagtgtctccttttaatcaacccccatgtcaagtagggaatctactccattgacatgaatataacgcttgTAGAAATATAAAATGAAgacatgataatttaaataaaatatagattcaaaattaatttaaagtaaaagtaatcctttgcattaacaatctatgaaaataatccaattatcactctaaacaagaattcagagtaaaagttagggggctaacttttgcccaaacttttcatatcagcagctATACCcatctgataccaacgttggtgccaaagttaggggtctaactttggccctaacgttggccttaccttgtgcacttgtggcgccaacgttagccaccaagttagggggctaacgttggcgcaaacttttgctcctccccttgtgatttttatgtgccaacgttagccaccaagttagggggctaacgttggcgcaaacttttggtgcccagggaggttttcttcatgccaacgttagcctcaaagttagggggctaacgttggcgcaaacttttgttgcccaggggtgattttcatgtgccaacgttagccaccaagttagggggctaacgttggcgcaaacttttggtacccagggagtgattttcatcatgccaacgttagcctccaagttaggggctaacgttggtgctaacttttcacccaaaagtttgtgcaaaagtttgaggctaactttaggtccagctttttgcttcctggttcaatttcacttattccattgtcttctctttactcctagctattccttcttgcttcaacctttctccaagctttcctcacctatcattaatcaaccaaacacatcaaagctatgcttaaaatcatgagatattcattctttcataatatgtgacaattatagtataaaatctcatgaaatagcatgaattcatacatggttgattaaatcaaaggaaacatgaaaatctagctaattggcttgcttgtagctcaagaaagtgcataattctaatgaaaacaaaagaaaaagactagttaaaataggctaagatgacttgtcatcacaacaccaaacttaaagcttgcttgtccccaagcaagaaaagatttattgagaagaaagaatgaaatggaagaggatgttcatgctggcagagtattattgatagttcatgggattttgtgtggatatgtaaatactcacttcttactgactcctaggcctagaaagtctccttcaagcttcaagtaacatactgctatgacctctcattattcctttatccttggctattactttgtttataagctttatttgagtgtcatgtgtagcaagttcattttcttttctttatacttgacacattattcaccatagacacttggctcacattccttcttaaaacattgatgcccagcacctctttgggttactaaatgcc
Encoded here:
- the LOC140179284 gene encoding uncharacterized protein, translating into MKEHEEHLRIVLQILKERKLYAKLSKCEFWKEEVTFLGHVVSKGRIAVDPLKVEAVMEWERPTTVTEVRSSLGLVEYYQRFIEGFSRIALPMTKLTRKEKAQQDEQKLQQFFQPVGDQRRGKFTKDDEGLWRYKGRICIPDVRSLRQDLLSEAHNSGFSIHPRSTKMYYNLKKMFWWPTMKDGQSERTIQTLEGMLKACVLDQRGSWDRYMPLVEFAYNNSFHASIGMAPYEALYGRKCQSPRCLYESVEASVLGLDLVAETTEKIKNIRERILTAQSRQKSYADQRRKPLEFEVGEHVFLRVTPTTGIGRAIKTKKLNPRGKKRPLILNPKEPS
- the LOC140179285 gene encoding uncharacterized protein — encoded protein: MATRGRGRAHSPESRNEQPADNHVEFMVAMANLANTIEANAATTLQAVQRLGQPAGNGNENGEGNANDNAKENDDNLGGAPMTLETFLKVHLPIFRGSTNLTEADNWFQAMERALQAQHVLNNQYVEFAAYQLAGEVQHWWQAECCLLQLQNADVPWDIFQTAFYKKYFPESTRESKEMELMQLKQGSLSVADYTSKFEELCTFSRVCQGAPETYESWKYIKYQRRLKDNIMTAVAPMEICTFYDLVNQARVVEEYAKTVAASKDTHGGNTSKGRASIFIREVRVSREEDIRFKGKEASERTLRFSFSGCFNCGLPGHITRDCTRGRNPNTSQSQHQGRVFAVNANDASKADPLMRGNCLIGDKVLIALYDTGASHSFISFAKVEELDLKVSELAFDLHIHTPHQTVMTRSGCRQFISEGENGAVIAKGYYLNYNLDQISVVRDFPEVFPEDISEFPPQMEIEFVIELVLGARPMSITPYRMAPIELAELKTQLKELLNKRNATVCGLPLIEQSNCEE